Within Mycobacterium heckeshornense, the genomic segment CGCTGCAGCCAGCAGCTCGATGACCGCACGGCCGGCGCCTGAGCGCGGTGGGTCAAGTACTGCGACATCGGCGGCCACGGATTGCGTCGCCAGCACGCGGCGCACCGAATCGGTGACCGTATGCACTTGCGGCAGATCGGCCAGCGCGGCCCGCGCGGCCTGCGACGCCGCCCGAGCGGTGTCGACGCTTAGCACTCGCCCCGACTCCCCCACCGCCGCGGCCAGTACCGCTGCGAACAGGCCGGTGCCGCCGTAGAGATCCCAGGCCGTCGTCCCGGCGGCGGGCTGCGCCCAATCGCGCACCATGGCGCTGTAGATCCGCGCCGCGTCGCGGTGGGCCTGCCAGAACGCGGTCACCGGCACCCGCCACGTGCGCCCGGCCGCCCGCTGGACCGCCTGATATCCGCCCTCGACCACCTCGGCAACGGTTCTGCGGCCCCGCTTGGCGGTGCACACCACATGTCGCCGCCCGTCGTCATCGACGGCGATGTGCAGGTGCGCGCCCGGCGGCCAATCGGTACCCGCCAGACCGTCGATCATCCCCGCCGGTAGCTGCCCGCAGCGCAGGTCGGTGACCAGTTCGTCGCTGTGGTAACGATGAAAACCGGCCCGCCCGTCGTCGCCCACGTCGAGCCGCACGCGGGTTCGCCAGCCGCACGGCCCTGCCGTGCCAAGGGGTTCGGCTTCGCCGTGCCAGCGGTAGCCACCCAGGCGGGCCAGCTGGTTGCTGACCACCTGCCCCTTAAGGCCGCGCGCCGCCTCCGGACTGGCAAACGCCAGGTCGCAGCACCCGGCGCCGTCGACCCCGGCGATCGGGCACAGTGATGGGATCCGATCGGCCGACGGTTCGATCACCTCGACGGCCTCGGCGTGCCAATAGGAGCCACGGTCGGCGGTGATCCGTGCCCGCACCCGCTCGCCGGGCAGCGCGTAACGCACGAACACCACCCGGCCTTCGTGGCGTGCGACACAACTGCCGCCGTTGGCCGCAGCGCCGGTGGTCAACGTCAGCTCGCAAGGTGTGGTTTCGGTCAACTCGCCGATCAATCGAAAATACCCCGTCGGGCGTCGCCCGGAGCAGCGTGCGGCTGCAGTGTCTTGACCCGCTCCGACGAACTGAGTTGCCAGGGAACCGAAGTCACCATCACATTCGGCATAAACAGTAGTCGGCCCTTGAGCCGAAGGGCACTCTGGTTGTGCAGCAACTGCTCCCACCAGTGCCCCACCACATATTCCGGAATGAAAACTGTCACCACGGTCCGCGGCGACTCCTTGCTCACCCGCTTCACGTAGTCCAGAACCGGGCGGGTGATTTCACGATAGGGCGACGCGATCACTTTGAGCGGCACGCTGATATCGCTGTCCTCCCACTTGCGCACCAGCTCGCGGGTTTCGGCGTCGTCGACGCTGACGGTGACGGCCTCCAGGACATCCGGTCGGGTCGCCCTGGCATAGGCCAGCGCTCGCAGTGTCGGCAGGTGCAACTTCGACACCAATACCACAGCGTGGTTGCGGCTGGGCAACACTACGTCGTTGTCGGCGGCAGCCTGCTCTTGCAGTTCCCGGCTGACCGTGTTGTAGTGCCGGCGGATCAGCTTCATGATCACGAACAGCGAGCCCATGGCGAAAACTGCAATCCATGCCCCGGCAAGGAATTTGGTGATCAAAACGACGAAGAGCACAGTGCCGGTGGACAGGAAGCCGATCGTGTTGACTACACGGGAGCGCATCATCTTGCGCCGCAGCGCAGGGTCGGTTTCGGTACGCAGCAGCCGAGTCCAGTGCCGCACCATGCCGATCTGGCTCAACGTGAACGAAATGAACACGCCGACGATGTACAGCTGAATCAGCGCAGTCACCTGCGCACGGAACGCGATGATCGCCGCCAGGGCGGCCACCGACAAGAACACGATGCCGTTGGAAAAAGCCAACCGATCCCCGCGGGTATGCAATTGGCGCGGCAGGTAACTGTGCTGCGCCAGCACGGAACCCAGCACGGGGAAGCCGTTGAACGCGGTGTTGGCCGCCAGCACCAGGATCAATGCGGTCACCGTGGCGATCAACAGCAACCCCAGGTGGAAGCTGCCGAACACCGCCTGCGCCAGCTGGGCGACCAACGTCTTTTGGTGATAGCCGGGCGGGGTGCCCGTCAGCTGTTTGGCGGGGTCGTCGACAACCTGCACGCCGGTCTTCTCGGCCAGCACGATGATGCCCATGAACAAGGTCACCGCGATGGTGCCCAACATCAGCAGTGTCGTTGCGGCATTGCGGGACTTGGGTTTCCGAAACGCCGGTACCCCGTTGCTGATCGCCTCCACCCCGGTCAGCGCCGCGCATCCGGACGAGAACGACCGCGCCACCAGAAACATCAGCGCGAAACCGGCAATCTTGCCGTGTTCGGCATGCATCACGAAACCGGCGGACTCGGCCCGCAGCGGATCACCCAGCGCGTAGATACGGAACAGCCCCCAGCCGAGCATGATAAGCACCCCGGCGATAAACGCGTAGGTGGGGATCGCGAACGCCACCCCGGACTCCCGCACGCCCCGCAGGTTCATCGCCATCACCAAAAGGATCGCGCTCACCGAGAACAGCACAGTGTGGTCGGCCACGAACGAGATGGCCGAGCCGATGTTCGACATCGCCGATGCCGTCGAAACCGCAACGGTTAGAACATAATCCACCATCAAAGCACTGGCCACCAGCAGACCCGCGTTGTCACCCAGGTTGGTGGTCACCACTTCGTAGTCGCCACCGCCGGACGGGTAGGCATGCACGTTCTGCCGGTAGCTGGCCACCACCACCAGCAAGACGACCGCCACCGCCAGGCCGATCCACGGCGTCATCGAGTACGCGGCCAACCCGGCCACCGACAGCATCAGGAAGATCTCCTCGGGGGCATACGCCACCGAGGACAGCGCATCCGAGGCGAACACCGGCAGCGCGATCCGTTTAGGCAGCAGGGTGTGGCTTAGCCGATCGCTGCGGAACGGTCGACCCAAAACCAACCGGCGCGCCGCGGTCGAGAGTTTGGACACGAGAGCCAAGGGTATGCGCATGCGGCGTTGGCGGTAGCGTTCCCTAGGAGGGACATGTTCCGGCTCACATCGGCGGGCTAACGGCTGCAGGCCGGGCCCCGAGGAAAGGCTGCCGCCGAAAGGACCTAAAGGTGCGGGTAGTAGTGATGGGGTGCGGCCGGGTGGGGGCCGCCGTGGCCGACGGGCTATCCCGCATCGGCCATGATGTCGCGATCATCGACCGTGACAGCACCGCTTTTAACCGGCTCAGCCCGGACTTCGCGGGCGAACGGGTGCTGGGCGTGGGGTTCGACCGCGACGTGTTGCTGCGCGCGGGCATCGAGGAAGCGGGCGCGTTCGCCGCGGTGTCATCCGGGGACAACTCCAACATCATCTCCGCCCGGCTGGCTCGCGAAACATTCGGTGTGCCGCGGGTGGTCGCGCGGATCTACGACGCCAAGCGGGCTGCCGTCTACGAGCGGCTCGGCATCCCGACCATCGCCACCGTGCCGTGGACCACTGATCGGCTGCTCAACGCCCTGCTGCGGGAAAGCGAAACCACCAAATGGCGTGACCCCACCGGCACCGTCGCCGTCGTTGAACTTGTCGTCCACGAAGACTGGGTGGGCCACCGCATCACCGATCTGGAGGACGCCACAGGTGCCCGGGTCGCGTTCATGATCCGGTTCGGCAGCGGGCTGCTGCCCGAACCCAAGACCGTTATCCAGGCCGGCGATCAGGTCTATGTCGCCGCGATAGCCGGACGCGCCGCCGAGGCCCAAGCGATCGCCGCTCAGCCACCAAGTGAGGACTTCGAATGAAAGTCGCGATCTCCGGAGCCGGCGCGGTCGGCCGTTCGATCGCCCGGGAACTCATCGAAAGCGGTCACGATGTGACGTTGATCGAACGCAACATCGACCACGTCGACGTCGACGCCGTCCCGGCCGCGCACTGGCGGTTGGGCGACGCCTGCGAGCTCAGCCTGCTGGAGTCGGTGCACCTCGAGGACTTCGACGTCGTGGTCGCCGCCACCGGCGACGACAAAGCCAACGTCGTGCTGAGCCTGCTGGCCAAAACGGAATTCGCGGTGCCCCGCGTGGTGGCCCGGGTCAACGATCCGCGCAACGAGTGGCTGTTCACCGACGCCTGGGGGGTCGACGTCGCGGTGTCGACCCCACGGATCCTGGCGTCGCTCGTCGAAGAAGCCGTCGCGGTCGGGGACCTGGTGCGGCTGATGGAGTTCCGCAAGGGCCAGGCGAACCTGGTCGAGATCACGCTGCCCGACGACACCCCCTGGGGTGGCAAGCCGGTGCGCAGGCTGCAGCTGCCGCGGGACGCCGCGTTGGTGACGATATTGCGGGGGCCGCGGGTGATCGTGCCGGCCGCCGACGAGCCGCTGGAAGGCGGCGACGAGCTGCTCTTCGTCGCGGTCAGCGAGGTGGAGGAGGAGTTGCGCCGGCTGCTGCTGCCGGAGCACCAGCCTGCGGCGGATGCATCGCACGTCGGGCAGCCTTGATCGCCACGTACGTCGCCATCGCCGCCGCGACTGTCAACGGCCAGCCCATGCCGATGCGAGCCACACCCAGCCAGCCGGTCTGGTCGGCGTCGTACAGCAGCCGTTGCACCACGAACCGTGCGCCGAACACCAGCACCCAGGCCAGGGTCGCGGCGTCGAACGCCAACACTGCACGGCGGACCCGGCGCCAGTCGCGGTCATGCCCGCTCGCCCAGCTCCACAGGTAGCCCACCAGCGGCCGCCGGATCAGCACCGACAGCGCGAAGATCACAGCCCACACCAGCGAGGCCCAGATGCCCAGCAGGAAGTACCCCTTCGACTCCCCCACCGCGTAGGCAATCACCGCGCAGCAAGCGACCCCGAAGAAGCCGGCCACCGCGGGCTGCATCGACTCCCGCCGGATCAGGCGCCACAGCAAGACCAGCGCGGCCGTGCCGAGCGCAGCGCCGATAGCGGGCAGCAACCCGAACCCGCTGGAGATGGCCACAAACATCACCACCGGCAGCGACGAGTAGACCAGCCCACCAGCCCCGCCCAGCTGGGCCAGCGGGCGCGGGTCGCTGCTGCGCTCGACAGCCATCGCTCACACCCTCGGGTGAGGCGCCGTCATGCCCGGTCCGGTCACCGCTGAATTTCGTAGTGCGGGTTGTACATCGCCTTGGCGCCGCTTTCCAGCGTGCCCAGTCGGCCGTGCACCCGCAGCGTGCGCCCCGACTCGATGCCGGGTATCCGGCGCTGGCCCAACCACACGAGTGTCACCGTGTCGGTGCCGTCGAACAATTCGGCGCGAACACCACCCGCGCACCCCTTGGCGTTGGCTTCCACGCTGCGCAACGTGCCCACCATCGTGACCTCCTGGCCGCGCTGGCAGTCGATGGCCCGCTGCGCCCCGGTGGTAGCGGCTTCGTCGGACAGCTCCTCGACGTCGAGTTGCTCGGGATCCTCCGTCAACCGCCGGGTGAGCCGGCGCAGATAACTTTCGGCCGTCATGGCCTCTCCTGACACTTCAGCCAGTCCGTCGTGGACGCCATCCAGTAATGCCAACGGACACCGTAGACCCCTTGGTTCCCCAATGCCACGCACCCCCGGGAGTGTTTGGTTGGAGTACCCATAAACGCCAGGCAGTATCGGGGAGTGGCGGTGAATTTGCGCGGCGTCAGCGCCGTCTTGTTGCCCGGGACCGGCTCCGACGACGACTATGTCGCGCGGGCGTTCCGCGGTCCACTGCACAGGGCCGGTGCGGCGGTGCAAGCCCACCGGCCGCGGCCCAGCCGCCTGATCGACGGGTATCTGGCTGCCATGGACGCCGCCGCTCGGGGCGGCCCGATCGTGGTCGGCGGAGTGTCGATCGGTGCGGCGGTGGCCACCGCGTGGGCGCTGGCCCATCCCGATCGTGCGCTCGCCGTGCTGGCGGCGCTGCCCGCATGGACCGGGCCGCCGGCGAAGGCTCCCGCCGCCCACGCGGCACTCCAGTCGGCGCAGCAGCTGCGCCGCGACGGGTTGGCGGCGGCGACGGCGCAGATGCGCGCATCCACGCCGCGCTGGCTCGGTGACGAATTGGCCCGGTCGTGGCGCAGCCAGTGGCCGCAGTTGCCCGATGCGATGGA encodes:
- a CDS encoding APC family permease, which gives rise to MSKLSTAARRLVLGRPFRSDRLSHTLLPKRIALPVFASDALSSVAYAPEEIFLMLSVAGLAAYSMTPWIGLAVAVVLLVVVASYRQNVHAYPSGGGDYEVVTTNLGDNAGLLVASALMVDYVLTVAVSTASAMSNIGSAISFVADHTVLFSVSAILLVMAMNLRGVRESGVAFAIPTYAFIAGVLIMLGWGLFRIYALGDPLRAESAGFVMHAEHGKIAGFALMFLVARSFSSGCAALTGVEAISNGVPAFRKPKSRNAATTLLMLGTIAVTLFMGIIVLAEKTGVQVVDDPAKQLTGTPPGYHQKTLVAQLAQAVFGSFHLGLLLIATVTALILVLAANTAFNGFPVLGSVLAQHSYLPRQLHTRGDRLAFSNGIVFLSVAALAAIIAFRAQVTALIQLYIVGVFISFTLSQIGMVRHWTRLLRTETDPALRRKMMRSRVVNTIGFLSTGTVLFVVLITKFLAGAWIAVFAMGSLFVIMKLIRRHYNTVSRELQEQAAADNDVVLPSRNHAVVLVSKLHLPTLRALAYARATRPDVLEAVTVSVDDAETRELVRKWEDSDISVPLKVIASPYREITRPVLDYVKRVSKESPRTVVTVFIPEYVVGHWWEQLLHNQSALRLKGRLLFMPNVMVTSVPWQLSSSERVKTLQPHAAPGDARRGIFD
- a CDS encoding potassium channel family protein encodes the protein MRVVVMGCGRVGAAVADGLSRIGHDVAIIDRDSTAFNRLSPDFAGERVLGVGFDRDVLLRAGIEEAGAFAAVSSGDNSNIISARLARETFGVPRVVARIYDAKRAAVYERLGIPTIATVPWTTDRLLNALLRESETTKWRDPTGTVAVVELVVHEDWVGHRITDLEDATGARVAFMIRFGSGLLPEPKTVIQAGDQVYVAAIAGRAAEAQAIAAQPPSEDFE
- a CDS encoding class I SAM-dependent RNA methyltransferase is translated as MTETTPCELTLTTGAAANGGSCVARHEGRVVFVRYALPGERVRARITADRGSYWHAEAVEVIEPSADRIPSLCPIAGVDGAGCCDLAFASPEAARGLKGQVVSNQLARLGGYRWHGEAEPLGTAGPCGWRTRVRLDVGDDGRAGFHRYHSDELVTDLRCGQLPAGMIDGLAGTDWPPGAHLHIAVDDDGRRHVVCTAKRGRRTVAEVVEGGYQAVQRAAGRTWRVPVTAFWQAHRDAARIYSAMVRDWAQPAAGTTAWDLYGGTGLFAAVLAAAVGESGRVLSVDTARAASQAARAALADLPQVHTVTDSVRRVLATQSVAADVAVLDPPRSGAGRAVIELLAAAGVRRLVHIGCEAASFARDIGLYRGHGYTVEKLRVFDAFPLTHHVECVALLTR
- a CDS encoding alpha/beta fold hydrolase, producing MAVNLRGVSAVLLPGTGSDDDYVARAFRGPLHRAGAAVQAHRPRPSRLIDGYLAAMDAAARGGPIVVGGVSIGAAVATAWALAHPDRALAVLAALPAWTGPPAKAPAAHAALQSAQQLRRDGLAAATAQMRASTPRWLGDELARSWRSQWPQLPDAMEQAASYVAPTCTELARLVVPLAVAAATDDPIHPLDVGVEWVRAAPRAALRTVTLDQIGAEPATLGAACLAALGDL
- a CDS encoding potassium channel family protein, which encodes MKVAISGAGAVGRSIARELIESGHDVTLIERNIDHVDVDAVPAAHWRLGDACELSLLESVHLEDFDVVVAATGDDKANVVLSLLAKTEFAVPRVVARVNDPRNEWLFTDAWGVDVAVSTPRILASLVEEAVAVGDLVRLMEFRKGQANLVEITLPDDTPWGGKPVRRLQLPRDAALVTILRGPRVIVPAADEPLEGGDELLFVAVSEVEEELRRLLLPEHQPAADASHVGQP
- a CDS encoding DUF3159 domain-containing protein; amino-acid sequence: MAVERSSDPRPLAQLGGAGGLVYSSLPVVMFVAISSGFGLLPAIGAALGTAALVLLWRLIRRESMQPAVAGFFGVACCAVIAYAVGESKGYFLLGIWASLVWAVIFALSVLIRRPLVGYLWSWASGHDRDWRRVRRAVLAFDAATLAWVLVFGARFVVQRLLYDADQTGWLGVARIGMGWPLTVAAAMATYVAIKAARRAMHPPQAGAPAAAAGATPPPPR
- a CDS encoding OB-fold nucleic acid binding domain-containing protein, which encodes MTAESYLRRLTRRLTEDPEQLDVEELSDEAATTGAQRAIDCQRGQEVTMVGTLRSVEANAKGCAGGVRAELFDGTDTVTLVWLGQRRIPGIESGRTLRVHGRLGTLESGAKAMYNPHYEIQR